The stretch of DNA CTCCAGCTTATAGAATGCAGTCCCTATTGCTAACCCATTATCGCGTTGCAACTCCTCATCCTTCACAGAGTTATCTTTCTGAGCTTTTAAATTCTTGCTGTCAGCAATCTTCGATATATGACTCGACATATGCTTCTGAATAACAGACTGTTCTTCAATAAAGGCAGGTCTTAGGAGACCCCGAACAGCTATCCCTGCTGGTTGCTGGTCCATAAAATCTATAGGGTCATCAGATACGACCTATGAAGATTAACGAAAAGATTGTATTAGTGATTAAATTATTAACTTAGAAAATTAATCCAAACTTGAGAAGATTTATCAAAGACGTAATTATTGAACTTGATTTAACTAGGAAACTCACTACCTCAGCGATTTTTTTGGCGAAATACATAGGATGAGATGAGCGCATTGTTTCCAGATTAGCCCAGTCCCCCAAGGATCCATCAGAATCACCCTGATCCTCTTCATCTTCAAGGGTATCAATCCAACCCTACGATACAAAGTTGACAAGGAAAGGAAAACAGCTAATTATCAGCAAAATATTGCTTAGaagcaataataaaaaattaatatgTATAAAGCCAAGAGTCCCACCCCCTCAAACTCGTGATCTCCGTCATCATCACTGTCATCATCATCAGCAgcatcatcgtcatcgtcatcttCGAAAAAATCAATTTCTTCCTCAATTCCCTCAATGCCAAAATCAATTGAAGCTGGGCCGGAAAGCTCCATGTCACTTGACATGTGCTTTGTATCTAGACCAATGATGACTTGCTGCATATAGGAAACCCCATGTTCCATGAAGTAAATGCACAGGAAAGATAGAGCGGAATGATTATACACATTATTCACAGTCGGTCACTACGAACTAGAACTAGAACAATGGCCAATCTTTGTAAGACAAACTACCCGGTTTGAATCGTTAATTTAAAGAGATAGGGCAAGGGTGATAACTGATGAGGAATTAGTCGGCTTTAGAAGGTCAATCCGAATATATCATGAGACTACACCTGAAAAGCTGAACTTTATCCATATACCATACCGAAATTTTGACACACTATAATCTGTAGATTCTGTAATCCTTAAATTTACAGTTATCATCACACTTGATACAATATCTGGTATCAAGATACTTACCACATAGTTATTATCAGAAGTCAGGGTCTGCATAATGTCTTCATCATTATTCACCTGGAAGTAAACATCTAAAAAAAGCCACATATGCGACCTTCAGTGAAACCAGTAGGGAGAAGAAATAATCGTAAATCAATTACTCGTAATTATTAAAGAACGACACTAAGACGAACTCACTTCCATGTTCATCAGTCAAGTAAGGCAGCTCTGGCCAGAAAATATTCTCATAAACTTCATCGTTGATCAACCCAGAGAACATAAGAGTAGCTTCGCTGTTCACCTGACAACATATGTCAGGCAATTTCAACTAAAGATCAAGAATAACAGTGATGATgacccaacaaccacaaacaccaccatcacgaccaccaccaccacaataaCAACTCACATGTTCATCAAATACAACATAGAGAGACCATTTCCAGATGACCCAAAAAGGAAATTGCATCAAACAAAGGCTAATACACAACACAAACAATCACCACTGGTTTAGTGAGCCATGGTTAGGAACCATATAGCTGTAAAGCTTCGTACATTCAACCCTTACCCACAATTTGTGAGAGCCCTTAAGACACCAGGGCAATGTTATCGTTGTTATGATCCCAAATTGATGGTTAAACTTTTCCATACAAAAAATGATCCTTTACGATGTCTAGACACTGGCAGATAAATTTCTCCAAAGACAACAAATACAAAGGAGGAACAAATGTATGCACAGTTGCCAACAGCCTTTAGCACTCCAAGACAACCCTGATAAGCTAATACAGATACTAGTCCATAATAATTTGCAAAGAAAAAAACCAGTAGCAACACCTCAATAATGGTTCTACTAGTTTCGGCAGGCGAAAGTCGACCATCACCAGCTCCAGCTGCTTCCGAGTCCGAAATATCTTCAAATGGATGATAACCAGACTTGCCATTCCTCCCAACCTGATCAAAACCAGACCCTAGATACTTCCCACATGCTTGAATCCTATTATTAGCTaacccttttcttttattcaaAGAACTGTCAAACTTTCTCCTCAATTTCTTCACTTTATTCCTGTTAAACCATATAAAAATCACAACATTTTTCCACCCAACATCACAAAACATCAACATAACAGAAAAAAAATACTCCGTCCCAATCATtagtttacctttgattaaaatacctcttagaaagaataaaaaaggtaaacaagtGACTAAGACGGAGGAAGTAACTCAATTCATTTACAATCCTATAACCCCAATTTGTGAAAAGAACTCAACTTTAATAGAACTTGATTATTTAAAATGATGGGTTCCAAGTTGAATTACCAAGGGACTGCAAAATTGATTCCAATAACATCATCTGAACTCCATATTGGGTGGCAATCTAAACACAATCAGCAAAAGATACAGCCAAATTAAATCAAATTAGAAAGTTTCATCTGTGAATAGTTTATGTTTACTTTATTACGTGAGTGAAACGTAAACTATTGACTGAAACGGAGGGAGTAGTGTATCGAAAAATATAAGCTCAACATAAGAAACTTACAAGTAATAGAGGAGGAAGAGAGCAAATGGGCAGCCATGGATGAATCAATAAACATAGAAAATAATGAGAATTAATTGTAAAGAGTAGTGAGAGGATAAATGTTAGTTGGAGGATTAGAATAAAGTGGAAGTTGCCTTTGTGTTCATGTTTTTCTAATCCTCTTGTGTTTCATGCGTCTTTTTTGTTCCCAGATTCCAAGTTGACTTTTACAGAAAGTACAGTAACATTTCAATGTCCCAGTTGTTATTCAGAGATGGTAAATTTCGTAATCATTAATCTCGACTCGGTTTCAAAACCCGTCAACCTTAAAAACCGTCTTGGAAACTTCCTTCCTTTAAATGGTTAACATATTGTGCATCGTAATTCGTAAGAGATCTTGTATCCTATGTTCATGTCTCATCTTATGTCTCACGCACTCTCTTCTTCTGACACGAGATAAAACACGGAAATTAAACGGATTCTACACTACAAAGTGGCAGCTGGGTCCTAGTTTTGTGAGCAACGTTTGAATTGAAAATAGTAAGATGTAGATATTTTGGTGTATGTATTAGATTTTGCAGATTTTTTTGTCTCCAAACTGGAATTAAAATCTCCGGTTATTTATTAATTTGTAATGTCGCAAACCCGGATCACCCTAGTTCTTGAGTGATCAGTGATTAGGCTTCTACAGTAATACACAGCTCAAGAAGTGGAATATAATTGTAACCGTCACCATGCGAAATTGCAAATGCAGGTCTCTAGCCAGAAACTTGGGTTGGTAACACTGTAACAGCATTCGAAGTGTTCAAAGTCTCAAAGATGTATATCGGCCTCATGATCCAGTCTACGACAGTCAGAACTCACTGAGAACATCATGTAGTACGACAGAGACCGCCATATCCATGGTCACCTCTATCCAAAATGTGTGAATTCAGTCGAGAACATGGAAAATTAATGTTCTAGTATCTATCAGAGGGGCCTAAATTTAACCTTACTGCTTGGAAGCAGTTTTTATTCAGTTGACAATTTGCTGTGAAGTGTGTAATTACTAACTACTCATCATCTGAATCGGAGCCTTCTGAGCTGGAGTGTTCATCTTTCTTACGCGCATCACCATTGGCAACAGCCCTCTTCTTTGCATCTTTCTTATCTTCTTCGTCCTCACTATACTCGCTCTCATAATCTTCATCGTATTCCTCCTCTTCAatatcttcttcttcctcggcacCATCCTCTATTGCAGGACCCTCTTCGGCAATGGCCCCGCCCCTAGTTCCAGCCCTAGTTCGTTTCATCACCTTAACCTTCAAACTCGTCTTTGCGTCGCAACCAATCCAAGAATCACACAAGCAATAACACGTCATAGCGTAATTCCCCTCGGCCGGGGCCTGGAACTTACCCATCACCAGGCGAGACCCGCTCTTGACTTTGGCAACCGCTTCTCGAACCGCTACACTGGTTTCTCTCGAGCTGGCGCCAGAGACCTCCATCATTTCCTCAATCGCCTTTGAGGCGGTAGTCAGGGCTGTGGCTTCATCCATGAAACTAATCTTTTGTGAGAACCAAACATTATTAGAGTTCGAGTCTGCTAGTAAAAACCAGATATTTTCATCCTTGTGGTTTGGGTAGAAAGGAGCATGGGGAAGGGCTCCGATTAAGCCATTCGGCCGGGCCAATTTGACCCAAGCCTGCACTGTTACAATGTCGCCTTCTTGAATACCCTCTTCACCTTCAGTTTCACACTTGACTTCCATGGATAGTGATGGCATCATCTCAAGCACTCTCTCTACATCCTCTACTTCAATGCCAGAAAACCCAGCTGCTTGAGAAAGCAGTTCTGCACGCTCTTCTGGTGTCATGTCTTGGAGCTCCTCAAAAGTCCGCACCTTCTGCAAATGCACAACTTTGGTCATGTCTGGATGCAAAATAAAAAacagaaaataaataaatccccCTACTTGATGCAATCTTCTGGTTAATTAGACCTGGAAAACAGGCCGGAGGTCTAATTGTTTTTCCGTCAGGTCTAGAACTCTACAGAATGTTCGTAAACAACGTTAAATCTGTTTTTCCTAGTCCATCCACCGGTCCACCCATGCCAATGTAAAACCTATTTCTCTCAAACGCTAAAGGAACAAAATATGGGTTCTTAACTCTTGAATCAAAAATTTAGGTAGTAACAGAAAAAATGTCGCTTATACGCAGCCATGCCAGCCAGGGCTCAGGCTAATCAATCACATTCTATAATTGGCAAGGAAATTCCTACATTGTGCATATATGAATGCCAACAAACCTTGCGGCCAATTTTTTTGGTAACGGCCTCACTAAAATGTGGGAGCTGCAGAAAAGGTGCAATGCCTTCTGTAGATCCACCACCAGCTTTCTTAGCGCTGAGAGGAACCGCCTGCACATGAATTGATCATGCAAAAAATAAAAAGAGTGTCAGGTTTCTCTACTACAGAGAAAGTAGAAAAAAAGAGTTATTAAGAGATCAcacataaacaagattttgatAATGACAAGATACAAGACAACAAGATTGCATGGGCAGCGACCTAAGCAGAACTCAGTTGTTAAATAAGAAGAAACAACCATTAACCATCCTGAGTTTAAGAGCTTCAGGTTGCACGCAAGCGAATTGATCTATAATGTAACGTAGGCTAAGTTTAGTATAAGACCGCCTGACAATAACTTTTTAAGGTCAGACAGGCCACCTCTTGCGCTAAAAGGGCCACTTATGTAGAATAAAAGGCCACTTTTGACATAAATAGTTCCATTGCAACTGTCCCTTGTGTTGGGTTAATCACAAAGTCCAAGTGTCAAACTATACTCAACAAAGTCAATATCAATCAAATATAACAATACAAATTAAAGGGTGGGCTTCAAAGCCATATAATAAATAACAACTTCCGTGTTCTTAACATATATAATGAAGATATGTACCACAACACAAATTACATCATGCTTTATTGATCCATTATTATGATCTGATCCATTATTCTTCCTCGTGGATGCCTGAGAAGCTAGTTTTCTAGAAGATGGCAACCAAATTATGTTGTTATTCCTTAAGAACAGCTTCGACAGTTGAAAGTAACTCCCAAGATATCAATTGGGAAAACTGGAAAACAGTACATCCAAAGATGACAGTTTTCATCCTATAATAACTAACACGCAAAAAAGGTTTGTAGAATATAATTTATTTCGACCATAGTTTGGAGATCAATATTGCATCCTAGATAACCAGGGCTGTCAAATGTAATGGAGTTGAGAAGCCCTATTTCGAATGCTAAGGTAAAACCAAAATTATAAGTAAACCAAAATTTCTAATAAGTAAATATAAAATTCAACAAACCCCTAAGAAATAAGGGTGACATTTAACCTCAGAGTAATTATCTCCTTTTTCTCCAAGTAAGACTACTGAGCTAATGGACTTTAAGGCCTATTATTGATGTGGAATATCAGTATCACAACACATATTTAGGCCACTTATAACGAATAAATGAACAGAATTTATGAAGAGTTACTCTATCAAAGTAATTGGGAATGTGTGAAGACAAACGTAGGAGAAGCTATGAAACTTTAAGCACAATAATCAATTACTTCTAATAAAATGACAAGAAAGGACATATGTGCATTCAATTCTATTCGTCTTTGAAGCCATAAACAGCTTCTAGACTCCAGTCACCTATGTGGCGATATCCATGAATACCAACTTCAGTCAGGTGAGCAAAGACTCAGATTTTTTAACTCAGGCCAAGTAATTCATGGTTACcagattcgctatgaatacgcccaTGCCGATTCGCAATTCGCTCTTACAAAATGTGTGTTATGTGTATTTTTGTTAAGCGACATGATAGAATTCGCTCTTAACGATTCGCGATTCGTAGGGTACCCAAGCGAATCCGGTAACCCTAGCCAAGTTTATGTACAGAAAGTAAAACAAAATCAAGCTTGAATGCGTACTATAACAGTATAAGCAGCTATATGTACTAAATCAGGCTGCTAAGCTCAATCACATGTACCACAAGTCGATTACTTGAATCTAAGCAACATGTTTAAGTTCACAATATTATTATGATACCTGAATGATGCATTGAGAAAGCTCAATCACCCCAATTGCAGGTCTAAGCCATCCATGCCCTTGGGAAGAGCGCGGTATAAGAGCCATCTGAACCACAGTATCAAACTTTAGTATCAGCATATCCACTATTTATGTCAAATTGTAATCTAATCTACATAGAGACATAGAGTATACAAAGAGGAATGTTCCGAAAGCATACAGATAGTTTACTAATTAACATTTGCAAAATCAAGTTACAAACAAGAATGATGGATAAGCCAAAATGCAAGACAGATTAATAAGAAAATATGAAAATTATTTTCGGGAGTCGCTTTATGCTGATAAAAATTTACCAAAGTCCATACCCAAACCGCTAAAACTAAATGAGAATACATGTACATATCGAAGAATCTGACTCGCTATGACTGAACCCGGGAAATGGGTCCAAGGAAACATCTTTAGAAAAATATCGATAGTCTGCGTCTCTGCGATACTCAGTCTTCAAGTGAAATATAAAGACGTTGCACACAACAGGCATAAAATCATGAAATAATTATTATATGTTCTATACTCCAATCATTTTCTCTACTTAGTAACGTCACCCACCTTTTCTGTTTGTGATAGGAGAAGTGTCGGATTCTATAAGGGTTAAGTCTCAGAAGTAAAGAGTCGAAGTAACATAGTTGATCTTGTATTGGGGAGGGAGTCGCGAGGAAAGTCAGCCAAAGAAGAGACAGTTAAGGTGGAAAGAGAATGTGAAAAGTCGGGAAAACATAGGGGGGAAAGAGTGGAGAAATGTCGTTAAAGGCGGAGCTAGGGTGGTTGCTGGAGGCCGTCACTTGGTAGGTGGTTATTGGGGTATGGTAAGAGTAGACAAGAACAAAGTATACAGAGCAACCATCGGATAAGAATTGAGTTCATACATGTTCTTAAAGCGCGTACACAAATGTCAATGTGGTGATAAATCAATGTTAAACAGCATTCAACATACAAAACAATTAGTTGTATACAGTATCAAATTTGAGTTAAAAATATTAGCTAACCTTCATTAATTCTTCAAGTAAGCGAGGTGCAAGTTCCAGGACGCGCTTCAGATCACCATCCAGTGTTGGTGGTAGCCCAGACGTTTCTCGAGTTAAGTGTGCTTGGATCAACAATTGTGTCTGAATTCAGCGACATTTAAATCATGTATAGTTAAACCTTTTTTTAGTGCAGAAGTCATCGGGGATGAAAACAAGTCCCTGTAAATACCTTAACCAGTTGAGGATGCTGCTTCAAAAATTTGGCCTGCTCTTGTTTAATATTTTTGCTGTCCAGATTCAACTCACTCCTGACTAGCAGCAGCAGTTTATGAAGTGGTTCATCATCAACCCTCCGAACTGGGATTTCCATGTATTCAGCTGCCTTGATAAAGACTTCCAATACTTTGCTAAAAACCAAATGCAATGTATAAGCACGTATACTAAATGCGACATTGTAAATTTCAAAACTGAGTCAGATGTGGAAATGTTTATATTTATAGCTTACAAAGCTTGACATGCACTTAAGAGCAAACCCcttcataaaatcaagttaaGACACCTTAGGTCTTCGCAGAATACTAATAATTCAACTATAGCATATATGCCAAGACCATAACATGATTGAGAATTAGCTAAACCACCGTAAACTAGAAAGATAGATTATCACTACGTCGTAAGAACAACCCTGCCTTCAAACAGGTAACACAAGGAAATTCAATGACAATCATATCAGGATTCAACGCAAAGTGGTAAATACGCACAGATGACGAGGCTTATGCATGAAATTACCTTGGTGCCAAAGATGGTTTCATCAAGTGGTAGTAAGCTAATAGTGTCTGATGCATAACATAGTTTCCTGTATACTTAGACGACCTTGAGAGATATACAACTGCTATCACCAATGGCAACAATATACAGATACCAACAATCCAAAGCAACAATATCCCTCCAGACGCCCCATCACCAATGTTTAATAGGAATTGCGGAAGAGCTATTCCCATTTGAAACCCCTGAAAATATCCAAGGTAGCAATTGATTATGGTAGTCAAGATCCCCTAAGGTCCTAATAGAAGAAGATGCGGAAATGGCTCCGAAAAAAAAGTACCTGGCGCCCATCAGGATGGCCATATTTTTCATAATTTTCACGGGAAATAGGATCGGTCAAGGCCTGGTACGCCTTTGaaataaactccacaaaatattgGTTGGCCTCTACGCACCAAATAAGATATCACAATAAATATGAATATACAAAGGATAAAAGTTTGGGCAGCACAAGTGATGAAATAAACCGCTTCTACCTGGATCGGGATTCTTATCAGGATGGTACTGGACAGATAGCTTTCTATATGCCTTCTTTATTTCAGAGTCGGAAGCTCCAGGTTGCAAGCCAAGAATACTGAATGGCTCAAAAACTTGAAGCTGAATATCCAGCAAGCGGAAACAAATTAAAAGGGGAAATCTTTGGTCAACATAATGttgcgaaagaaaaaaaaatactttAGAATAGCTTAGGTTCTATTATGAAGTGCCTATACAGCAATCGATTTCTTAAAAAATATACGCCTAACTCAGGGATCAAATTAAAAGGGGAAAGAAAAGATTCATAAAAGCTGATATGTATTTTACTCCGTATTAAGCATCAATATATCAATTGATTACATTAGACAAAAAAATTGCCTACCTCACGGCTCATGTTTTTTATGTAATAAACCAGAAAGCCCATAACGACCCAAAGCAACACAAGCGTCAAGTTACTGCAAGTAGAGAAGTTTGAGATCTGCAAATCACAATTGAAAAATAAACACACAAAGATACAAAAGATAGCGTGATTGTCATGTAGAAGAGCCATGAGAGTCATGGTGGATGGCCAAAATGACTACGCACCCTTTTGAATAACGACTTATGGTACTTTCCAGAGCGGGAACATACAGCACACTGACAATGTATGCTTTTCGACTTCTTTTTAGCAGCACGGCATAGTTTCATTATGGTGTAAGGCACTAAAGGTAGTGCCATCATGGTCAAAATGAATATAGGGAACAACGAACTATTCTCTTCTGAATCTGCCATTTTCTGAGATTATAATACTTATCTGGAGTACTTATCCCTGCATCACAATTAATCTGTTAGAACCATAAAGTGTATCTGCATGCCCGGAAACAATGTAAGTGAGCCCAACTCAATGAGTCTATCGTACCAAAAAGCAAGTCACATTTCATACATCAGGAGCAAAAATTAGTTTCTCATTCCGTTTTTTATGTCATAACGGGAAACGTCAACTAAAATGACGGTTTCAAACTACTTTCTAACTGCTCTAGGACCATGTTCTGTCAGCAACAGTCAATATCTAGAGACCCTTAAATGTCTAAAAATAAGTGGTGTATGCACATGTTGGTTACTGGGGTCTTGATACCCCACAGGTTTTTCGACAAATGATGACTGTTGCTAATCGAGAATTATTTCATTTTAAAGACCCCATATTACAAAAAAGCGGGTGATACGAGTCTCAAAGTGACTTCACACACAAATTTATGGCTCACCACTGCCTAAAATGGTCAGACATGAAGCCCCCTACCCAAAAGCATTCAACAAATTGAGCTAAAAGATGCACTAGCAGGTGCTTAGTGAGCCATGTGCAGCTAAAAAAATGCGAAGACATAATGGACTAACAACCCTAAACATGCAACAAATGTTCCAATTTCAGACCATTAAAAGAAATCAGAAAAGCacaaaacaaattacaaaacaaaattaaactgTCTGTTTCTCCGTTTAAGTTGATTTCTAATTACAACGTACTCCCTCCTCCGTCCCATTCATTTGTCTAtaattttttattctttgtgaggccAATTTTAATCAAgggtaaacaaataattaggaCAAAGGGAGCATCGTAGTTAGCCAATTCTCGAGCCATTAAATTTCTGATTCGAATAAACtattcaaaaatccaacaaaatctAAACTCTTCAAATGTGATGATAACATAACCAAGCAACATTTCAATAAGCAAGCACACTAACATTAACATTAGCATCAAAAAACTCGATTTCAACCCAAATTCATAAAACATTGTGGCACCCTTTAAAACCCACATTACTCCCTAGCTCAAATACAATAAATCATACAATTCAACCAATCAAAGACAACAACTTTACAAACATTTGGACCCATCACTTCAAGAATCACTTCAAATTGATAATTAACCTTAATTACCCAAGATTAACATTTAACATCTAAAAACTCGATTTCAACCCGAATTCATAAAACATTGTGGCACCCTTTAAACCCACATTACTCCCTAACTCAAATACAATAAATCATACAATTCAACCAATCAAAGACAACAACTTTACAAACATTTTGACCCATCACTTCAAGAATCACTTCAAATTGATAATTAACCTTAATTACCCAAGATCTTGATATGGGCACCAATATAAACGCAAACGTTACTCAATTCACATACTCACCAACCCAGATTCCAAAAACTATCAttaattacacaaacaaaattaaacaaaaaattaaaaaatagtaaaaaaaaaaaatgtagcaGGAAGTGATGTAATTGAAAATGTATAATTTAAATTATTAAAACTGAGCTATGTATACAGAATTTGATAATGAAATCAAAATTTTACCTTGGATGAAGCAGGGGATGGAATTTGATGGGGGGTTTTGTTTGTGTTGTTTGTGTAATAAAATGGGTTTTATTgagattttgttttatttttgggGTTTTTCCATTTTTGGGAGAGAGTTATGGTTTTGTTAATTAGGGGTGATTTTATTTCACAGATTCGTGTCACTTGACCCAATCAGGAAGAGAATAGAGATCTTGTATTGGTTTTCGTAATTTGATTTAATCGAGCCGGAAGTAGGCTCCGTCTTTTTGGGTTTAATTTCAGCGTAATTCAGTTTAACTCACCCCAGCTCAATTCATTTCAGTTTAACTTCATTCAATCTAAAAGAATAA from Silene latifolia isolate original U9 population chromosome 10, ASM4854445v1, whole genome shotgun sequence encodes:
- the LOC141606484 gene encoding uncharacterized protein At3g49140-like gives rise to the protein MFIDSSMAAHLLSSSSITYCHPIWSSDDVIGINFAVPWNKVKKLRRKFDSSLNKRKGLANNRIQACGKYLGSGFDQVGRNGKSGYHPFEDISDSEAAGAGDGRLSPAETSRTIIEVNSEATLMFSGLINDEVYENIFWPELPYLTDEHGNVYFQVNNDEDIMQTLTSDNNYVQVIIGLDTKHMSSDMELSGPASIDFGIEGIEEEIDFFEDDDDDDAADDDDSDDDGDHEFEGGWIDTLEDEEDQGDSDGSLGDWANLETMRSSHPMYFAKKIAEVVSDDPIDFMDQQPAGIAVRGLLRPAFIEEQSVIQKHMSSHISKIADSKNLKAQKDNSVKDEELQRDNGLAIGTAFYKLEMVKIQLISADGNKIAVDVEDYRKAFPDAIAHSAAKIISRVNAAGEKTTNALKSLCRRCNDLQVEEASLIGIDALGFDLRVCSGTQVQTLRFTFNSQATSEYSAERHLNDALFPRNIQKVQKLEQARRRES
- the LOC141606483 gene encoding dnaJ protein ERDJ2A-like, translating into MADSEENSSLFPIFILTMMALPLVPYTIMKLCRAAKKKSKSIHCQCAVCSRSGKYHKSLFKRISNFSTCSNLTLVLLWVVMGFLVYYIKNMSRELQVFEPFSILGLQPGASDSEIKKAYRKLSVQYHPDKNPDPEANQYFVEFISKAYQALTDPISRENYEKYGHPDGRQGFQMGIALPQFLLNIGDGASGGILLLWIVGICILLPLVIAVVYLSRSSKYTGNYVMHQTLLAYYHLMKPSLAPSKVLEVFIKAAEYMEIPVRRVDDEPLHKLLLLVRSELNLDSKNIKQEQAKFLKQHPQLVKTQLLIQAHLTRETSGLPPTLDGDLKRVLELAPRLLEELMKMALIPRSSQGHGWLRPAIGVIELSQCIIQAVPLSAKKAGGGSTEGIAPFLQLPHFSEAVTKKIGRKKVRTFEELQDMTPEERAELLSQAAGFSGIEVEDVERVLEMMPSLSMEVKCETEGEEGIQEGDIVTVQAWVKLARPNGLIGALPHAPFYPNHKDENIWFLLADSNSNNVWFSQKISFMDEATALTTASKAIEEMMEVSGASSRETSVAVREAVAKVKSGSRLVMGKFQAPAEGNYAMTCYCLCDSWIGCDAKTSLKVKVMKRTRAGTRGGAIAEEGPAIEDGAEEEEDIEEEEYDEDYESEYSEDEEDKKDAKKRAVANGDARKKDEHSSSEGSDSDDE